Proteins encoded by one window of Glycine soja cultivar W05 chromosome 15, ASM419377v2, whole genome shotgun sequence:
- the LOC114388338 gene encoding translation initiation factor IF-2, chloroplastic-like, with protein MLILVGNVQGTMSSLASPVSLGSLMGVSSSGRAHSMVRRVSLSRGNCRGRKRWHCVSLSVCRYSVTTTDFVADQGNSVSLDSNSSSSSSKGGDDGAGFVLKPPPKPVLKSPENKSDPILGPSRTIGDPGDVEEKNKVIESLGEVLEKAEKLGSSKVNGERNNGSMNKPVRSNADASPRADKLVNSAAYQKSKTMKSVWRKGDTVASVQKVVKEVPKPNSNKNEGEKTQTRGGEEVVSQTRAPQLPLKPQPPSQPQPALLSKPSIAPPPVKKPVVLRDKGVSETTSVKPKEKKSPILIDKFASKKPVVDPLIAQAVLAPPKPGKGPPPGKFKDDFRKKGATTGGPRRRILEDDVIHDEDASELNVSIPGAATARKGRKWSKASRRAARLQAARDAAPVKVEILEVGDKGMLVEELAYCLATSEGEILGYLYSKGIKPDGVQTIDKDMVKMICKEYDVEVIDADPFKVEGLVKKKEILDKDDLDKLKDRPPVITIMGHVDHGKTTLLDYIRKSKVAASEAGGITQGIGAYKVEVPVDGKNLPCVFLDTPGHEAFGAMRARGASVTDIAIIVVAADDGIRPQTNEAIAHAKAAGVPIIIAINKIDKDGANPERVMQELSSIGLMPEDWGGDIPMVPISALKGKNIDDLLETVMLVAELQELKANPDRSAKGTVVEAGLDKSKGPFASFIVQNGTLRRGDIVVCGEAFGKVRALFDDGGKRVDEATPSIPVQVIGLNNVPIAGDEFEVIESLDTARERAETRAESLRNERISAKAGDGKVTLSSLASAVSSGKLSGLDLHQLNIILKVDLQGSIEAVRKALEILPQDNVTLKFLLEATGDVSTSDVDLAVASKAIILGFNVKAPGSVKSYAENKAVEIRLYKVIYELIDDVRNAMEGLLEPVEEHVTIGSAVVRAVFSSGSGRVAGCMVTEGKILQDCGIRVKRKGKVVHVGILDSLRRVKEIVKEVNAGLECGLGLEDFDDWEEGDILEVFNTVQKRRTLEEASASMAAAVEGVGVAL; from the exons ATGTTAATTTTGGTGGGGAACGTGCAGGGAACAATGAGTTCTCTTGCTTCTCCAGTGAGTTTGGGGAGCCTCATGGGTGTGAGTTCATCTGGAAGGGCCCATTCTATGGTGAGGAGGGTCTCTCTTTCAAGAGGGAACTGTAGGGGGAGAAAGAGATGGCATTGTGTGTCATTGTCTGTGTGTAGATATTCAGTGACCACAACTGATTTTGTTGCTGACCAAGGGAACTCAGTGTCCCTTGATTCTaacagtagtagtagtagtagtaaggGTGGAGATGATGGTGCTGGTTTTGTGCTTAAGCCTCCTCCTAAGCCTGTGTTGAAGTCCCCAGAGAATAAGAGTGACCCCATTTTGGGGCCCTCAAGGACTATTGGGGACCCTGGGGATGTGGAAGAGAAGAATAAGGTGATTGAATCACTTGGGGAGGTGTTGGAGAAGGCGGAAAAGCTGGGGAGTTCTAAGGTGAATGGTGAAAGGAATAATGGTTCAATGAATAAACCGGTAAGGAGTAATGCAGATGCTAGTCCTAGGGCTGATAAACTGGTGAATTCAGCGGCATATCAGAAGTCTAAAACCATGAAGAGTGTATGGCGTAAAGGGGACACGGTTGCATCGGTGCAGAAGGTAGTGAAGGAAGTGCCAAAGCCTAATAGTAACAAGAATGAAGGGGAGAAGACTCAAACAAGGGGAGGGGAGGAGGTGGTATCCCAAACTCGTGCTCCTCAACTGCCTTTGAAACCTCAACCGCCTTCACAACCTCAACCGGCGTTGCTATCAAAACCTTCGATAGCTCCCCCACCTGTCAAAAAACCTGTTGTTTTGAGGGACAAGGGAGTATCTGAAACAACATCAGTTAAACCTAAAGAAAAGAAGTCACCCATCTTGATTGATAAATTTGCTTCCAAGAAACCGGTAGTAGATCCTCTAATTGCGCAAGCAGTTCTAGCCCCTCCAAAACCAGGGAAGGGACCTCCCCCGGGAAAGTTTAAAGATGATTTCCGGAAGAAAGGTGCTACGACTGGGGGACCAAGAAGACGGATTTTAGAGGATGATGTGATTCATGATGAGGACGCATCTGAACTCAATGTCTCTATTCCTGGTGCTGCAACagcaagaaaaggaaggaaatgGAGTAAAGCAAGTCGAAGGGCAGCACGACTCCAGGCTGCCAGGGATGCCGCTCCCGTCAAAGTAGAAATTCTAGAGGTTGGTGACAAAGGTATGCTGGTGGAGGAATTAGCCTACTGTTTGGCAACCAGTGAAGGTGAGATCCTGGGTTATCTGTACTCCAAGGGAATTAAACCAGATGGGGTACAAACAATAGACAAAGATATGGTAAAGATGATTTGTAAAGAGTATGATGTGGAAGTCATAGATGCTGATCCATTCAAAGTTGAAGGTTtggtgaagaaaaaagaaattcttgATAAAGATGACCTCGACAAACTCAAAGACAGGCCTCCTGTTATTACTATTATGGGCCATGTAGATCATGGCAAG ACAACTCTTTTGGATTATATACGGAAGAGCAAG GTAGCTGCTTCTGAAGCTGGTGGGATCACACAGGGAATTGGGGCCTATAAAGTGGAAGTACCTGTTGATGGCAAAAACTTGCCATGTGTTTTCCTTGACACTCCTGGGCATGAG GCATTTGGAGCAATGAGAGCTCGTGGAGCAAGCGTAACAGACATTGCTATTATTGTTGTGGCTGCTGATGATGGGATTCGTCCTCAAACAAATGAAGCTATAGCTCATGCCAAAGCAGCGGGAGTACCCATAATCATTGCAATAAACAAG ATAGATAAAGATGGAGCAAATCCAGAAAGAGTCATGCAAGAGCTTTCTTCAATTGGTTTAATGCCAGAAGACTGGGGCGGTGACATCCCAATGGTTCCG ATAAGTGCTCTCAAAGGAAAGAACATAGATGATCTTTTGGAAACTGTTATGCTTGTTGCCGAG TTGCAAGAACTGAAAGCTAATCCTGATAGAAGTGCGAAGGGAACTGTTGTTGAGGCGGGGCTAGATAAATCAAAGGGACCATTcgcttcatttattgtgcagaATGGCACCCTCAGACGGGGAGATATAGTAGTTTGTGGAGAAGCTTTTGGAAAG GTGCGGGCTTTATTTGATGATGGTGGAAAGCGGGTTGATGAAGCTACACCCTCTATACCTGTACAG GTTATTGGATTGAATAATGTTCCAATTGCTGGTGATGAATTTGAGGTTATTGAATCCCTTGATACTGCACGTGAAAGGGCAGAAACTCGTGCTGAGTCATTGCGTAATGAGCGTATTTCAGCAAAGGCAGGGGATGGAAAGGTCACCCTTTCTTCTTTAGCTTCAGCAGTTTCGTCAGGAAAGCTGTCTGGACTAGATTTGCATCaactaaatattattttgaaggTTGATCTTCAG GGATCTATTGAAGCTGTCAGAAAAGCTCTGGAGATTCTACCACAAGACAATGTCACTCTGAAGTTTTTGTTGGAGGCAACAGGTGATGTAAGCACAAGTGATGTGGACCTTGCAGTTGCAAGCAAGGCCATCATTTTGGGATTTAATGTGAAAGCACCAGGCTCTGTGAAAAGCTATGCTGAGAACAAAGCTGTTGAGATTAGATTATATAAagttatttatgaattgattgatGATGTACGAAATGCAATGGAAGGACTCCTGGAACCTGTTGAG GAACATGTAACAATTGGTTCAGCAGTAGTACGGGCCGTATTTAGCAGCGGTAGTGGTCGTGTTGCTGGATGTATGGTTACAGAGGGAAAAATACTACAAGACTGTGGTATTCGAGTCAAGCGGAAGGGAAAAGTAGTTCATGTTGgtattcttgattctttgagACGGGTGAAGGAGATTGTTAAAGAG GTAAATGCCGGTCTCGAGTGTGGACTTGGGTTAGAAGACTTTGATGATTGGGAAGAGGGTGACATTCTTGAAGTCTTCAACACAGTTCAGAAGAGGAGGACCCTTGAAGAGGCCTCAGCATCAATGGCAGCTGCTGTGGAGGGAGTAGGAGTTGCATTGTAG